From the genome of Syntrophobacterales bacterium, one region includes:
- a CDS encoding MBL fold metallo-hydrolase codes for MKITTLIENRESITEPGLTSEWGLSLYIEFKNHSILFDLGASGAFVDNAKHLSIKVDSVDVAVLSHHHFDHGGGLKRFFELNSNAKVYLANAPEGECYIKIMGFLKKYIGLDRAIMDHHRDRFEFVGKPTEILPDVFIFPKIIDTHPKPLGNKQLHLKTEGRLVPDVFSHEIVMAVKENGKLVIFTGCSHNGILNMIDTVAREFEGVPIKAVIGGFHLVALPPFNFMARKRKDIENMGKSVLNYPVEVTYTGHCTGKKAFNVLKSVMGDRIKDMQTGSSFDI; via the coding sequence ATGAAAATTACTACCTTGATTGAAAACAGAGAGAGCATCACTGAACCGGGCCTTACTTCAGAATGGGGTTTATCTTTGTATATTGAGTTTAAAAATCATTCGATTCTTTTTGATTTGGGGGCTTCTGGTGCATTTGTCGATAATGCTAAGCATTTGTCTATAAAGGTCGATTCCGTTGACGTGGCGGTTCTGTCACACCATCACTTTGACCATGGCGGAGGTCTTAAACGTTTTTTTGAGCTGAATTCCAATGCCAAGGTGTATCTTGCGAATGCGCCTGAGGGTGAGTGTTACATCAAGATTATGGGGTTTTTGAAAAAATATATCGGCTTGGATCGTGCCATCATGGATCATCACCGGGATCGCTTCGAGTTCGTCGGCAAACCCACTGAAATTCTTCCCGATGTTTTTATCTTTCCCAAAATCATTGACACGCATCCTAAACCCCTTGGGAATAAACAGCTTCACTTGAAAACCGAAGGAAGGCTGGTACCTGATGTGTTCTCTCATGAAATTGTGATGGCCGTCAAAGAGAACGGAAAGCTGGTAATTTTCACCGGCTGTTCGCATAACGGTATCCTCAACATGATCGATACTGTAGCAAGAGAGTTTGAGGGGGTCCCTATCAAGGCGGTCATCGGTGGATTTCATCTTGTGGCCTTGCCGCCGTTCAATTTTATGGCGAGGAAAAGGAAGGATATTGAAAATATGGGAAAATCAGTTTTGAACTATCCCGTTGAGGTAACATATACAGGGCATTGCACAGGCAAAAAGGCATTTAACGTCCTAAAGTCCGTAATGGGCGACCGGATCAAGGATATGCAGACAGGGAGTAGTTTTGATATTTAA
- a CDS encoding putative addiction module antidote protein, producing MARTVTTKYDVSEHLRTPQEMAAYLEMCIEESKGDAAFIAKALGDIAKAKGMSQVARDAGLSRESLYKALSGERSPGFDTVLKVIGALGIKLHAAAVHSPKLATQQKQSSRSLRSG from the coding sequence ATGGCAAGAACAGTTACAACAAAATATGATGTATCCGAGCACCTTCGCACACCTCAAGAAATGGCCGCTTATCTGGAAATGTGCATTGAGGAATCAAAAGGTGATGCGGCCTTTATTGCAAAGGCATTAGGAGACATTGCAAAAGCTAAAGGTATGTCTCAGGTTGCGCGTGACGCCGGATTATCACGCGAGAGCTTATATAAAGCTCTGTCCGGTGAAAGAAGTCCGGGATTTGATACTGTTCTTAAAGTAATTGGTGCCTTGGGTATCAAGTTGCATGCGGCCGCTGTGCATTCGCCCAAATTAGCTACCCAACAAAAGCAATCCAGCCGATCGCTACGCTCCGGCTGA
- a CDS encoding MjaI family restriction endonuclease: MAKKQRYSMEFGKKEKVLNYANQTYQLSRSNKVGAVMALIRECQPKTIQEWERWYFENAYTVSKAPTKIPPGSLRELGERLYEKITEVVIPEWQAAFSQLTLQDCIDYIYNLTVNRTFDGFLREKSVVNDGLSKIFPDIIFEESDSELDHAGDIDYVAKVDNRAFGIQIKPLTAKANFGNYSPTERMKNSFSGFEEQYGGKVFIVFSLDGEIGNKEVIEQIRREIERLKK; this comes from the coding sequence GTGGCAAAAAAACAAAGATATTCCATGGAATTTGGCAAAAAGGAAAAAGTTCTGAATTATGCCAACCAAACCTACCAGTTATCAAGGTCCAATAAAGTCGGAGCGGTAATGGCCCTTATTAGGGAATGCCAGCCAAAAACAATTCAAGAATGGGAACGATGGTATTTTGAAAACGCATATACAGTCTCAAAGGCGCCGACTAAAATTCCCCCAGGGTCTTTGCGAGAACTTGGCGAACGGCTTTACGAGAAAATAACAGAAGTAGTTATTCCTGAATGGCAAGCGGCATTCAGTCAACTGACGCTTCAGGATTGCATTGATTACATTTACAATCTTACCGTCAATAGGACCTTTGACGGTTTCCTTCGGGAGAAGTCTGTTGTTAATGACGGATTATCCAAAATATTTCCAGACATAATTTTTGAGGAATCAGATTCTGAACTTGACCACGCGGGAGACATCGACTATGTGGCAAAAGTTGATAATAGAGCATTTGGAATTCAAATCAAGCCATTGACAGCGAAAGCAAACTTCGGCAATTATTCTCCAACTGAAAGAATGAAAAACAGTTTCTCAGGATTTGAAGAGCAATACGGTGGCAAAGTATTTATAGTCTTCAGCTTGGATGGAGAAATCGGGAATAAAGAAGTGATTGAACAGATTCGGAGGGAAATAGAACGACTGAAAAAATAG
- a CDS encoding zeta toxin family protein — MAGPNGAGKTTFANEFLPVEAECLNFINADLIAQGLAPFQPAKMEIEAGRIMIRQINDYVKKNESFAFETTLSGKGYERKIREWKEQGFEIIIYFLRLPSVEFAIERVKLRVAKGGHNVPEIDIKRRFERSWSNFNEIYKKLADSWVIFDTSGDFPVIIDESEKNL, encoded by the coding sequence TTGGCCGGGCCTAATGGAGCTGGCAAAACGACATTTGCAAATGAATTTCTTCCTGTAGAAGCGGAATGTCTAAATTTCATAAATGCCGACCTTATCGCTCAAGGCCTTGCCCCCTTTCAACCCGCGAAAATGGAGATTGAGGCCGGCAGGATAATGATTAGACAGATCAATGACTATGTAAAGAAGAATGAATCATTTGCATTTGAGACAACACTGAGCGGTAAAGGGTACGAAAGAAAAATAAGAGAATGGAAGGAACAAGGATTTGAAATTATAATTTATTTTTTGAGACTTCCCTCCGTCGAGTTCGCCATTGAGCGGGTGAAGTTGAGGGTTGCCAAAGGCGGGCACAATGTCCCCGAAATAGATATTAAGCGACGTTTTGAAAGAAGCTGGAGTAATTTCAACGAAATTTACAAAAAATTGGCTGATTCCTGGGTAATTTTCGACACATCAGGCGATTTCCCTGTGATCATAGACGAATCGGAGAAAAATTTATGA
- a CDS encoding ATP-binding protein, protein MLNQQTINKLYELKLTGMADAFADQIKQPDMDRLSFAERFGLIVDRQWTWKENNRMEGYRAFYIRSPKFSYQMALAKGDGSYGKTINKLAKAHVLVIDDLGLAPMNDAERRDLPEVVEERHGHASTIVTSQLPVENWHEQIGDSTIADAILDRLIHNAHKINLSVKGGSLRKKYAGLT, encoded by the coding sequence ATGCTTAATCAACAGACCATCAACAAACTGTATGAACTGAAACTGACGGGCATGGCGGACGCCTTCGCCGATCAGATCAAACAGCCGGATATGGACAGGCTTTCCTTCGCAGAACGTTTCGGACTCATCGTAGATCGCCAGTGGACATGGAAGGAAAACAACCGCATGGAAGGATACCGCGCCTTCTACATCCGTTCCCCCAAGTTCTCATACCAGATGGCGCTGGCCAAGGGAGACGGAAGCTACGGCAAAACCATCAACAAACTTGCCAAGGCCCATGTCCTGGTGATTGACGATCTCGGCCTCGCTCCCATGAACGATGCCGAACGAAGAGACCTCCCGGAGGTCGTTGAAGAAAGGCACGGCCATGCCTCCACCATCGTCACCAGCCAACTCCCCGTGGAGAACTGGCATGAACAGATCGGCGATTCCACCATTGCCGATGCCATCCTTGACCGGTTGATCCATAATGCCCATAAGATAAACCTGTCTGTGAAAGGAGGCTCGCTGAGAAAAAAATATGCCGGCTTGACCTGA
- a CDS encoding type I restriction endonuclease subunit R yields the protein MPTNSRYNLVAENPQSTVVAEYQAIYRTSKTYQSEAELERAFIAQLESQAYEFLPITSEADLVLNLRKQLEKLNDFSFSDTEWERFFTGEIANPNQSIAEKTATIQEDYIKNLKRDDGTVKNVYLLRKDKIHENSLQAINQYTTEEGQRANRYDVTVLVNGLPLVHIELKRRGVAIQEAFNQINRYQRESFWAGSGLFEYVQIFIISNGTHTKYYSNTTRWEHIKESSEGAVKKGKRSSNSFEFTSWWADATNRPITDLVDFAKTFFAKHALLNILTRYCVFTTDKQLLAMRPYQIVATEKILSRIDVSTNYKKLGAVEAGGYIWHTTGSGKTLTSFKTAQLASKLPYVDKVLFVVDRKDLDYQTMREYDKFEKGAANSNTSTAILKRQLEDTNARIIITTIQKLDGFIGRNKGHTIFNGHIVLIFDECHRSQFGEMHSAITKAFKNYHLFGFTGTPIFAVNASSGSRPDFKTTAQAFGDKLHIYTIVNAIADKNVLPFKVDYISTVREAEDIEDKKVRDIDREAVLAAPERLANIVQYIRDHFDQKTKRNSFYKLKDRRLAGFNSIFAVSSIDVAKKYYAEFQRQLTEAPSDKKLKVALIYSFGVNEEEIDGVTDENSEDTSGLDKSSRDFLENAIKDYNAMFGTSYDTSSDKFQNYYKDVSERVKNREVDILLVVNMFLTGFDATTLNTLWVDKNLRLHGLLQAYSRTNRILNTVKTFGNIVCFRNLEKATNESIALFGDKEASGIVLLKSYDEYYNGYKDGDKEVRGYTSIVKELLAKFPVDERIIGEQNQKDFIRLYGAILRVRNILVTFDEFNGNEILTERDIQDYHSAYIDLYNEFRKTCEGEKENINDDLVFEMELIKQIEINIDYILGLVKKYHEDHIKNHELLIDINKAIDSSVELRNKKDLINQFIASLDIHSVVDEDWQKYVEKKKIEELDEIIKQENLDHDETYKFVRNAFRNGSVATTGTALAKVLPPVSRFSPGGERSKKRESVLDKLIRFFERFFDISSGVL from the coding sequence TCGCCAATCCCAACCAGAGTATCGCCGAAAAAACAGCCACTATTCAGGAAGATTACATCAAAAATCTAAAAAGAGATGACGGAACAGTTAAAAATGTCTATTTGCTCCGCAAAGACAAAATCCACGAAAACAGTTTGCAGGCGATCAACCAATACACCACCGAAGAAGGGCAAAGAGCCAACCGCTACGATGTAACGGTGCTGGTCAACGGCCTGCCACTCGTGCATATTGAACTCAAGCGGCGCGGGGTGGCGATCCAGGAAGCGTTCAATCAGATCAACCGCTACCAGCGCGAGAGTTTTTGGGCTGGCTCCGGGCTCTTTGAGTATGTGCAGATATTTATTATCTCCAACGGCACGCACACCAAATACTACAGCAACACCACGCGCTGGGAACATATCAAAGAATCAAGCGAAGGCGCCGTCAAAAAAGGGAAACGCTCCAGCAACAGCTTTGAATTCACGAGCTGGTGGGCGGACGCGACCAATAGGCCTATTACCGACCTTGTAGATTTTGCCAAAACCTTTTTTGCCAAGCACGCGCTTCTCAATATCCTCACCCGCTACTGCGTGTTTACCACTGACAAACAGCTTTTAGCGATGCGGCCTTATCAGATCGTGGCGACCGAGAAAATACTAAGCAGAATTGACGTCAGCACTAATTATAAAAAACTCGGCGCCGTTGAGGCTGGTGGTTACATCTGGCACACTACCGGCTCGGGTAAAACCCTGACCAGTTTCAAGACCGCCCAACTGGCGAGCAAATTGCCCTATGTTGATAAAGTGCTTTTTGTGGTTGACCGCAAAGACCTTGATTATCAGACCATGCGCGAATACGACAAATTTGAAAAAGGGGCGGCCAACAGCAATACCAGTACGGCGATTTTGAAACGCCAACTGGAAGACACAAACGCGCGCATTATTATCACCACTATTCAAAAACTTGACGGGTTCATCGGCCGCAACAAAGGGCATACTATTTTCAATGGTCATATTGTGCTGATCTTTGATGAATGCCACCGCTCGCAGTTCGGTGAAATGCACTCCGCCATTACCAAGGCGTTTAAAAACTACCATCTCTTCGGGTTTACCGGCACGCCGATCTTTGCCGTGAATGCTTCTTCAGGCAGCCGTCCCGATTTTAAGACCACCGCGCAGGCTTTTGGCGATAAATTGCACATCTATACCATTGTGAATGCCATTGCCGATAAAAATGTTTTGCCGTTTAAAGTGGATTATATTTCCACCGTGCGCGAAGCAGAAGACATTGAAGATAAGAAAGTCCGCGACATCGACCGCGAAGCAGTGCTTGCCGCGCCGGAGCGTTTAGCAAATATTGTTCAATATATCCGCGACCATTTTGATCAGAAAACCAAACGGAACAGCTTTTACAAACTCAAAGACCGCAGACTGGCAGGGTTTAACTCCATTTTCGCCGTTTCTTCCATTGATGTGGCCAAAAAATACTACGCTGAATTCCAGAGACAGCTAACAGAGGCGCCGAGCGATAAAAAACTCAAAGTAGCGCTTATTTACAGCTTTGGTGTAAACGAGGAAGAAATTGACGGTGTGACAGATGAAAACTCCGAAGACACCAGTGGATTGGACAAGAGCTCAAGGGATTTTCTTGAGAATGCCATCAAAGACTACAACGCCATGTTTGGGACTTCGTATGACACCTCTTCCGACAAATTTCAGAATTACTATAAAGATGTCAGCGAGCGGGTGAAAAATCGTGAGGTTGATATTCTTCTGGTGGTCAATATGTTTTTGACCGGCTTTGACGCGACTACGCTCAATACCTTGTGGGTGGATAAAAACCTGCGTTTGCATGGTTTGTTGCAGGCGTATTCGCGTACCAACCGCATCTTAAACACCGTCAAGACGTTCGGAAACATTGTTTGCTTCCGCAATCTGGAAAAAGCGACCAATGAATCCATTGCCCTCTTTGGCGATAAGGAAGCCAGCGGGATTGTGCTGTTAAAATCGTATGACGAGTACTACAACGGCTACAAAGACGGCGACAAGGAAGTCCGTGGATATACCAGTATAGTCAAAGAGCTTTTGGCAAAATTTCCCGTTGACGAGCGAATTATAGGGGAACAAAATCAAAAGGATTTCATCAGGCTCTACGGCGCGATTTTGCGTGTGAGAAATATCTTGGTTACTTTTGACGAATTTAACGGCAACGAAATTTTAACCGAGCGGGACATTCAGGATTATCACAGCGCCTACATTGACCTCTATAACGAGTTTCGCAAGACATGTGAAGGCGAGAAGGAAAACATCAACGATGATCTCGTGTTTGAAATGGAGCTCATTAAACAGATTGAGATCAACATTGATTATATTTTAGGGCTTGTTAAAAAATACCACGAAGACCACATCAAGAACCACGAACTGCTCATTGACATTAATAAAGCAATTGATTCAAGCGTTGAACTGCGCAACAAAAAAGACCTCATCAACCAGTTTATCGCTTCGCTTGATATCCATTCGGTCGTGGATGAAGACTGGCAGAAGTATGTGGAAAAGAAAAAAATAGAGGAACTGGACGAGATTATTAAGCAAGAAAATCTTGATCACGACGAAACCTATAAATTTGTGCGCAACGCGTTTCGTAACGGCAGTGTTGCAACCACGGGCACTGCTTTAGCCAAGGTTCTGCCGCCTGTATCACGCTTTTCTCCCGGAGGAGAGCGTTCCAAAAAACGCGAGAGCGTTTTGGACAAATTGATACGCTTTTTTGAGCGATTTTTTGATATTTCCAGTGGGGTGTTGTAG
- a CDS encoding TRAP transporter substrate-binding protein, with product MKKVTIFVILALFSVVLFSAHEAVSAPVIELKWSNYFPVPAMQSKICAEFIKEIEAKTQGKVKFSYFPAGTLLTAPKIYDGVVQGISDIGLSNLSYTYGRFNVTELLDLPLGFPNAWIANHVANDFIRKFSPKEWDKVHVLALHSSPVNVMMTVSKPVNKMEDLKGLTVRGQGYIGEVAAALGATPRAIATPETYDALLKNVIGGVYLPMETMRAFRLAEVTKHVTECWPVGQVYTFYLIMNKDTWNGLPEDVKKVFNEYPFEEKFANTWNAIDIDGKSLGMGKKLDFIQLSPDEANRWIKASETVVEKYVKSLVAKGFKETEVRGWINFTKERITYWTAKQRELKIKSSTGPDDIRIK from the coding sequence ATGAAAAAAGTAACCATCTTTGTGATCCTGGCGCTTTTCTCTGTAGTTCTTTTCTCTGCGCACGAAGCAGTTTCGGCGCCGGTAATCGAATTGAAATGGAGCAATTACTTCCCTGTCCCCGCCATGCAATCAAAGATCTGCGCGGAATTTATTAAGGAGATTGAGGCGAAAACTCAAGGCAAGGTGAAATTCTCCTATTTCCCGGCAGGAACGCTGCTGACCGCGCCCAAGATTTACGATGGCGTTGTCCAGGGAATCTCCGATATCGGCTTGTCCAATCTTTCCTATACCTATGGGCGCTTCAATGTGACAGAGCTGCTGGACCTGCCGCTCGGTTTCCCCAATGCGTGGATTGCCAACCATGTGGCGAACGATTTTATCAGAAAATTCAGTCCCAAGGAATGGGACAAGGTTCATGTCCTGGCGCTGCATTCATCCCCGGTCAATGTTATGATGACAGTGTCAAAGCCTGTAAACAAGATGGAAGATCTGAAAGGCTTGACCGTAAGGGGTCAGGGATACATTGGCGAGGTTGCAGCAGCCCTGGGAGCTACGCCCAGGGCGATCGCCACGCCTGAGACCTATGATGCGCTGCTCAAAAACGTTATCGGCGGTGTTTATCTGCCCATGGAGACAATGAGGGCCTTCCGGCTGGCAGAGGTGACAAAACATGTGACGGAGTGCTGGCCCGTTGGTCAGGTCTATACATTTTATCTTATTATGAACAAGGATACCTGGAATGGGCTGCCGGAAGATGTGAAAAAGGTCTTCAATGAATATCCGTTTGAGGAAAAATTTGCAAACACCTGGAATGCGATTGACATAGACGGAAAAAGCCTGGGGATGGGGAAAAAACTCGATTTTATCCAGCTTTCACCGGATGAGGCCAACAGATGGATCAAAGCCTCGGAAACAGTTGTAGAGAAATATGTAAAATCTTTGGTAGCCAAGGGCTTTAAGGAAACGGAAGTGCGGGGATGGATAAATTTTACCAAGGAGCGGATAACTTACTGGACAGCAAAACAGCGGGAGCTCAAGATCAAATCCTCGACAGGACCTGATGATATAAGGATCAAATAG
- a CDS encoding acyl--CoA ligase, translating into MSNYDNMSMGQILETGARQAPAKVAVIDGQRRVTYQELNNLADAFAASLADQGFKKGDRVVMYMKNSLEFIVIFYALQKLGVIVAWANPSYRKTEAHFILSNSEAKAVFVFKKWEGYNYLEALLELKNELPLLQSIFVVGDAEVAGVYTFDAMIKNGQGRKYAKPEINPQTDLSMFIYTSGTTGMPKGTMITQAQAAKAGMQYALGVGASSEDVFIGFLPMCHSYGCGSILIQPFLLMASVVLLEKFSCKDAFEIIQRERVTLQLGSPAHYLMELNNPDLRNYDLSSLRAGLIAGQIAPEGLITKVHNDMGVYLTTFWGASEVGPGLGIICPYPSPLETREKYIGLPVAGTAVRVVDPLTKKEMPDGEIGELALSGWHVMKGYWKNPEETRKQIVDGWLFMGDLVSKAADGYLKIHGRIKDLINRGGFKISPYELESIIMEHPAVEQACVVATPNPVLGENICACVIAKPGASLSLKELREFLKGKVAPFKLPDELCLLNDFPRLSGGVKINKFGKGGLVELAQQDEKREKARA; encoded by the coding sequence ATGAGTAATTACGATAATATGTCAATGGGGCAGATTCTTGAAACCGGCGCCCGGCAGGCGCCTGCGAAGGTAGCGGTAATAGATGGGCAACGTCGCGTTACCTATCAAGAGCTGAACAACCTGGCGGACGCATTTGCCGCGAGCCTGGCTGACCAGGGGTTCAAAAAGGGCGACCGGGTTGTCATGTACATGAAGAATTCCCTGGAATTCATCGTCATTTTTTACGCCCTCCAGAAACTTGGGGTGATAGTGGCCTGGGCTAATCCCAGCTACCGAAAAACCGAGGCCCATTTTATCCTCTCCAACTCGGAGGCGAAGGCGGTTTTTGTTTTCAAGAAATGGGAAGGCTATAATTATCTCGAAGCTTTACTGGAACTAAAAAACGAACTGCCACTGCTCCAATCCATTTTTGTGGTGGGAGACGCAGAGGTTGCAGGGGTATATACCTTCGACGCCATGATCAAAAATGGTCAGGGAAGGAAATATGCAAAACCCGAGATCAACCCTCAAACAGATCTCTCCATGTTTATTTACACATCCGGGACAACCGGCATGCCCAAAGGGACAATGATTACCCAGGCCCAGGCGGCGAAAGCAGGGATGCAGTATGCCCTCGGCGTCGGCGCTTCTTCGGAGGATGTCTTTATCGGCTTTCTGCCCATGTGTCACTCGTACGGATGCGGCTCCATTCTCATTCAGCCCTTCCTGCTTATGGCCAGCGTTGTTTTGCTGGAAAAGTTCAGTTGCAAGGATGCCTTTGAAATCATTCAAAGGGAGCGCGTCACTCTGCAGCTTGGCTCGCCGGCCCACTACCTGATGGAGCTGAATAATCCGGATCTGCGCAACTATGACCTTTCCTCCCTCAGGGCCGGCTTGATTGCCGGACAGATTGCGCCGGAGGGCCTGATCACCAAAGTGCACAACGATATGGGCGTTTATCTGACCACTTTTTGGGGCGCATCCGAAGTGGGCCCGGGTTTGGGCATCATCTGTCCTTATCCTTCTCCTCTGGAGACAAGGGAAAAATATATTGGCCTGCCCGTCGCCGGTACAGCCGTGCGCGTGGTGGATCCACTGACCAAAAAGGAAATGCCGGATGGGGAAATCGGCGAGCTTGCCTTGTCCGGATGGCACGTAATGAAGGGGTACTGGAAAAACCCGGAGGAAACGAGGAAGCAGATCGTGGACGGCTGGCTTTTCATGGGCGATCTTGTTTCCAAGGCGGCGGATGGCTACCTCAAAATCCATGGACGCATCAAGGATTTGATCAACCGCGGCGGTTTCAAAATTTCCCCCTATGAACTGGAATCCATTATTATGGAGCATCCCGCTGTGGAGCAGGCGTGCGTTGTCGCCACCCCGAATCCTGTTCTCGGTGAAAACATTTGCGCATGCGTCATTGCCAAGCCGGGGGCATCGTTGAGCCTGAAGGAGCTGCGAGAATTTCTCAAAGGCAAGGTCGCCCCCTTCAAGCTTCCTGACGAACTTTGCCTGTTGAATGACTTTCCCCGTCTCTCCGGGGGCGTCAAGATCAACAAGTTTGGCAAGGGCGGTCTCGTAGAACTGGCTCAGCAGGATGAGAAACGCGAAAAAGCCAGGGCTTAG
- a CDS encoding type II toxin-antitoxin system RelE/ParE family toxin — protein sequence MIEIRKTEIFAEWIDSLEDIRGRARIQARIERLAMGNPGDVKPVGEGVSEMRIDHGPGYRVYYIKRERTVIILLAGGDKKSQAKDIKNALRLAKNL from the coding sequence ATGATTGAAATTCGCAAAACCGAAATATTCGCCGAGTGGATTGATAGTCTGGAAGATATTAGAGGTCGTGCTCGCATACAGGCAAGAATTGAAAGACTGGCTATGGGCAATCCCGGAGATGTTAAGCCCGTGGGAGAAGGAGTTTCGGAAATGCGTATTGATCATGGTCCAGGCTATCGGGTTTATTACATCAAGCGTGAGCGCACGGTGATAATCCTGCTGGCGGGTGGAGACAAAAAGTCACAGGCAAAAGATATTAAAAACGCACTTCGCTTGGCAAAAAATTTGTAG
- a CDS encoding thermonuclease family protein, with protein MENSVQTIHKIINGDSRQMNCLADKSIHLVITSPPYWQLKDYGTENQIGYHESYESYINNLNLVWKECHRVLHPGCKLCINIGDQFARSVYYGRYKVIPIRTEIIKFCETLGFDYMGAVIWQKVTTCNTTGGATIMGSFPYPRNGILKLDYEFILLFKKQGVSSAPTKEQKEHSIITKDDWNTYFSGHWYFAGAKQDGHIAMFPEELPARLIKMFSFSCETVLDPFLGSGTTALAARNLSRSSVGYEINSAFLPIIKNRLNVGQSDIASTKYIFLKDSVKTDLNKEIEKLPYIFKDPHKLDKKIDPKKLLFGSKIDKDSGEREVYYSVKEVISPELLKLDNDLAVRLIGVKENGATNGQAIRFLIDKTKGQKVFIKFDSQKYDEGNNLLCYLYLQNKTFINAHIIKEGLVDVDNITDFKYKNKFLILQRH; from the coding sequence ATGGAGAACTCAGTGCAAACTATTCATAAAATAATAAACGGCGACAGCCGGCAAATGAACTGCTTAGCCGATAAATCAATTCATTTGGTAATCACATCCCCCCCATACTGGCAATTAAAAGACTACGGGACTGAAAATCAGATCGGTTATCACGAAAGTTATGAAAGTTATATCAATAATCTGAATCTCGTCTGGAAGGAGTGTCACAGGGTATTACACCCCGGCTGCAAACTTTGCATCAACATCGGAGACCAGTTCGCCCGGTCAGTTTATTATGGCCGGTATAAAGTGATTCCAATAAGAACCGAAATAATTAAATTTTGTGAAACATTAGGGTTTGACTACATGGGAGCCGTTATCTGGCAGAAAGTCACCACCTGCAATACGACCGGCGGCGCCACGATAATGGGCAGTTTTCCATATCCCCGCAATGGCATTTTGAAGCTTGATTATGAATTTATTCTGCTTTTTAAAAAACAAGGCGTTTCATCAGCGCCGACTAAGGAACAAAAAGAACATTCAATAATAACAAAAGACGACTGGAATACTTATTTTTCAGGGCATTGGTACTTTGCAGGGGCAAAGCAGGACGGACACATTGCTATGTTTCCAGAAGAGTTGCCTGCCCGCCTGATAAAAATGTTTTCTTTTTCCTGCGAAACGGTTTTGGACCCGTTCCTCGGCAGTGGGACAACTGCACTTGCCGCCCGTAATTTAAGCCGTAGTTCTGTCGGCTATGAAATCAATTCGGCCTTTCTTCCGATAATTAAAAATAGGCTGAATGTGGGGCAATCCGATATTGCATCCACCAAATACATATTTCTGAAGGATAGCGTTAAAACCGACCTGAATAAAGAAATCGAAAAGCTGCCCTATATCTTCAAAGACCCTCATAAACTCGATAAGAAGATAGACCCTAAGAAGCTTCTATTCGGTTCAAAAATTGATAAAGACAGCGGTGAAAGAGAAGTCTACTATTCTGTAAAAGAAGTAATCAGTCCTGAGTTGTTGAAGCTGGATAATGATTTGGCTGTTCGCCTTATCGGTGTAAAAGAAAACGGGGCGACTAATGGACAGGCGATCAGATTTCTGATCGACAAAACAAAGGGCCAAAAAGTATTTATAAAGTTCGACAGTCAGAAATATGATGAAGGGAACAACCTTCTTTGTTATCTATATCTGCAGAACAAGACTTTTATCAATGCCCATATAATCAAGGAAGGTTTGGTTGACGTTGACAACATAACCGACTTTAAATACAAAAACAAATTTCTAATCCTGCAGAGGCATTAA
- a CDS encoding TRAP transporter small permease: MNRFEEFVRDVSRYFELAGVVGLLAMFLVNLIDVVGAKLFQWPLPGALEVISFSLLVAIAPAIAHGLFLGVHLRIDFIIQKFPKTLRSVLDTLVSIFCMILFILIFWKALEYGYSLQKAGEIGSSSKIPFFPFAYILAISCVPAVLYFVLETIKSVKGRP, translated from the coding sequence GTGAACAGGTTTGAAGAATTCGTAAGGGATGTGAGCAGGTACTTCGAATTGGCAGGGGTTGTGGGTTTGCTTGCCATGTTCTTGGTGAATCTGATTGATGTTGTCGGGGCCAAGCTGTTCCAATGGCCCCTCCCCGGGGCCCTTGAGGTAATAAGTTTTTCACTGCTTGTTGCCATAGCCCCTGCCATCGCTCATGGTCTTTTTTTGGGAGTGCATTTGAGGATAGATTTTATTATCCAAAAGTTTCCCAAAACCCTGAGGAGCGTATTGGATACTTTGGTGTCCATCTTTTGCATGATTCTGTTCATTTTAATCTTCTGGAAGGCGTTGGAGTATGGATATTCCCTGCAAAAAGCAGGCGAGATTGGATCTTCATCAAAAATTCCCTTCTTTCCTTTTGCCTATATCCTGGCGATAAGCTGCGTCCCCGCTGTTCTCTACTTTGTTCTTGAAACAATAAAATCGGTAAAGGGGAGACCATGA